The following are encoded in a window of Halorarum salinum genomic DNA:
- the cofD gene encoding 2-phospho-L-lactate transferase encodes MVTFLAGGTGTPKLLEGAAPVFAPGDATVVGNTGDDVELGGHLVCPDLDTVLFAGGDVLDRERWWGIAGDTTETHEELSRLAEAAGLDPGPRYLDDEAQTAGRDVARWRRFSAVAEFMEIGDRDRAVHLTRTSLLDEGYTLTEVTRTLADAFGLEVDLVPMSDDPVASIVHTAEGEMHFQEFWVANRGEPTVEGVEFRGAEAADPSEPALDALADDVIVGPSNPVTSIGPMLAVPGIEAALRDTRVVAVSPFVGDRAFSGPVADLMEGVGYDPSTAGVAEAYPFADAFVLDDGDGTDLDRPVVRTDTRIDDEADAERVARACRTALEAVR; translated from the coding sequence ATGGTCACGTTCCTGGCCGGCGGCACCGGCACGCCGAAGCTACTGGAGGGTGCCGCCCCCGTCTTCGCCCCCGGGGACGCCACGGTCGTCGGCAACACCGGCGACGACGTAGAACTCGGCGGGCACCTCGTCTGCCCGGACCTCGACACGGTGCTTTTCGCGGGCGGCGACGTCCTCGACCGCGAGCGCTGGTGGGGGATCGCCGGCGACACGACCGAGACGCACGAGGAACTCTCGAGGCTTGCCGAGGCCGCCGGCCTCGATCCCGGCCCCCGCTACCTCGACGACGAGGCCCAGACCGCCGGGCGCGACGTCGCGCGCTGGCGACGGTTCTCGGCGGTCGCGGAGTTCATGGAGATCGGCGACCGCGACCGCGCGGTCCACCTCACGCGCACGTCGCTGCTCGACGAGGGGTACACGCTCACGGAGGTCACCCGGACCCTCGCGGACGCGTTCGGCCTCGAAGTGGACCTCGTCCCGATGAGCGACGACCCCGTGGCGAGCATCGTCCACACCGCCGAGGGCGAGATGCACTTCCAGGAGTTCTGGGTGGCGAACCGGGGGGAGCCGACCGTCGAGGGCGTGGAGTTCCGCGGCGCCGAGGCGGCCGACCCGTCCGAGCCCGCCCTGGATGCCCTCGCGGACGACGTGATCGTCGGCCCCTCGAACCCCGTCACCAGCATCGGGCCGATGCTCGCCGTCCCCGGCATCGAGGCGGCGCTGCGCGACACCCGGGTCGTCGCCGTCTCGCCGTTCGTGGGGGACCGGGCGTTCTCGGGGCCGGTCGCCGACCTCATGGAGGGGGTCGGCTACGACCCGAGCACCGCCGGCGTCGCCGAGGCGTACCCCTTCGCGGACGCCTTCGTCCTCGACGACGGGGACGGCACCGACCTCGATCGCCCGGTCGTCCGGACCGACACGCGGATCGACGACGAGGCCGACGCCGAGCGCGTCGCACGCGCCTGCCGGACGGCGCTGGAGGCGGTCCGATGA
- a CDS encoding tRNA-dihydrouridine synthase, producing the protein MSDPPTSGPAASDPSDPPFEPRLALASLSGESDHEWARAGAEHAGAAFLGGVALDGASRDAARAMVADRDRSEFLPPDPLAWMDDQLRALGDATVDVRPGVNVRSATVEPVREAARICADHGAVLEVNAHCRQEELCAAGCGETLLRDTERLAEYVAAAADADAAVSVKVRAEVPGVDLAETAGAIGAAGGDAVHVDAMDSEGVVATVADAAPDLFVVANNGVRDERTVREYLAYGADAVSVGRPSDDPRVLRRVRRAVDGWFVADGEGRGKRPESEREGRP; encoded by the coding sequence ATGAGCGATCCACCGACGTCCGGTCCGGCGGCGTCGGACCCGTCCGATCCGCCGTTCGAACCGCGCCTCGCGCTGGCGTCGCTCTCCGGCGAATCGGACCACGAGTGGGCCCGTGCCGGCGCCGAGCACGCGGGCGCGGCGTTCCTCGGCGGCGTCGCGCTGGACGGGGCGAGCAGGGACGCGGCGCGAGCGATGGTCGCCGACCGCGACCGGTCCGAGTTCCTCCCGCCGGACCCCCTGGCGTGGATGGACGACCAGCTACGTGCGCTCGGGGACGCGACGGTCGACGTCCGACCGGGCGTGAACGTCCGGAGCGCGACGGTCGAACCGGTCCGGGAGGCCGCCCGGATCTGTGCCGATCACGGCGCGGTGCTCGAGGTGAACGCCCACTGCCGACAGGAGGAACTGTGTGCCGCAGGCTGCGGAGAGACGCTCCTCCGCGACACCGAGCGGCTCGCCGAGTACGTCGCTGCCGCGGCCGATGCGGACGCGGCGGTGTCCGTCAAGGTGCGCGCCGAGGTGCCGGGCGTCGACCTGGCCGAGACCGCGGGGGCGATCGGGGCCGCCGGCGGGGACGCCGTCCACGTGGACGCGATGGACTCGGAGGGCGTCGTGGCGACGGTCGCCGACGCCGCACCCGACCTGTTCGTCGTCGCCAACAACGGGGTCAGGGACGAGCGGACCGTCAGGGAGTACCTGGCGTACGGGGCCGACGCGGTGAGCGTCGGCCGGCCGAGCGACGACCCGCGCGTGCTCCGACGGGTGCGGCGGGCGGTCGACGGGTGGTTCGTCGCCGACGGGGAGGGACGGGGGAAGCGACCGGAGTCGGAACGGGAGGGCCGGCCGTGA
- a CDS encoding triphosphoribosyl-dephospho-CoA synthase: MTDPAANAELALLLEVAGTPKPGNVDRHRDLANLRFEHFLAGAVGARPGLDLAAGGAPVGEAFETAVEGMSRQSGGNTQFGCLLLLVPLVKAAAAGDLSPDGVAAVRDATTVEDAAGFYRAFEHADVAVADPPQGMDALDVRCGVDAVPVLRDRDLTLADVLARSEGDANAREWREGFPRTFRAAESMLADDGPMADRAARAFLDLLAGSEDTLVRVQHGPEVAREVRERAAGIESTAEAEAWADELVERGVNPGTTADLTAAALFVALERGAEV; this comes from the coding sequence GTGACCGATCCAGCCGCGAACGCCGAACTGGCGCTCCTCCTCGAGGTCGCCGGGACGCCCAAGCCCGGCAACGTCGACCGACACCGCGACCTCGCGAACCTTCGTTTCGAGCACTTCCTCGCGGGCGCGGTCGGCGCACGCCCCGGACTCGACCTGGCGGCCGGCGGCGCGCCGGTGGGCGAGGCGTTCGAGACCGCCGTGGAGGGGATGAGCCGGCAGTCCGGCGGCAACACGCAGTTCGGCTGCCTGCTGCTGCTCGTCCCGCTCGTGAAGGCCGCTGCGGCGGGCGACCTCTCTCCGGACGGGGTCGCGGCCGTTCGAGACGCGACGACCGTCGAGGACGCGGCGGGCTTCTACCGCGCGTTCGAGCACGCCGACGTGGCGGTCGCCGACCCCCCGCAGGGGATGGACGCGCTCGACGTCCGGTGCGGCGTCGACGCGGTGCCCGTGCTCCGCGACCGCGACCTGACGCTGGCGGACGTGCTGGCCCGCTCGGAGGGCGACGCGAACGCCCGCGAGTGGCGGGAGGGCTTCCCGCGGACGTTCCGCGCGGCCGAGTCGATGCTGGCCGACGACGGACCGATGGCCGACCGCGCGGCGCGGGCGTTTCTCGACCTGCTGGCCGGATCGGAGGACACGCTCGTCCGGGTCCAGCACGGGCCCGAGGTGGCCCGGGAGGTCCGCGAGCGCGCCGCCGGGATCGAATCCACGGCCGAGGCGGAGGCGTGGGCCGACGAACTCGTCGAGCGCGGCGTCAACCCCGGAACGACGGCGGACCTCACCGCGGCCGCGCTGTTCGTCGCGCTCGAACGGGGGGCCGAGGTGTGA
- a CDS encoding DUF447 domain-containing protein, giving the protein MTADGAADWPVDLRGVTESVVATLGPNDLWNLAALGLHAPTADGADAGRSDGAEGLPGAVRARTWGRTRTRRNFEARGEGVVQFVTDPRDFVDAAATVREEPDPVLDSADAWARVAVERVRSGSEGDTEWVDWHLRPTEAAVEHTGVRTINRGFGAVVEATVAASRLDVPGYESSALVDRLACLESVVDRCGGAPEREAFERLSKVTGWRDRR; this is encoded by the coding sequence GTGACCGCCGACGGCGCCGCCGACTGGCCGGTCGACCTCCGCGGCGTCACCGAGTCGGTCGTCGCGACGCTCGGGCCGAACGATCTGTGGAACCTTGCGGCGCTGGGGCTTCACGCACCGACGGCCGATGGCGCCGACGCCGGTCGCTCCGACGGCGCGGAGGGGCTACCCGGGGCGGTCCGTGCGAGGACGTGGGGACGCACCCGCACCCGCCGCAACTTCGAGGCGCGGGGCGAGGGGGTCGTCCAGTTCGTGACCGACCCGCGCGACTTCGTCGACGCCGCGGCGACGGTCCGCGAGGAGCCGGACCCCGTGCTCGACTCGGCGGACGCGTGGGCCCGAGTCGCCGTCGAGCGGGTACGGAGCGGCTCCGAGGGCGACACCGAGTGGGTCGACTGGCACCTCCGGCCGACGGAGGCGGCCGTCGAGCACACGGGCGTTCGAACCATCAACCGCGGCTTCGGCGCCGTGGTGGAGGCGACCGTCGCCGCCTCCCGGCTGGACGTGCCGGGGTACGAGTCGTCCGCGTTGGTGGATCGACTCGCGTGCCTCGAGTCCGTCGTGGACCGGTGCGGCGGCGCCCCCGAGCGCGAGGCGTTCGAGCGCCTCTCGAAGGTCACCGGCTGGCGTGACCGTCGGTGA
- a CDS encoding 30S ribosomal protein S17e, with amino-acid sequence MPIKPKYVKQLATMLLEEYPQSFNRDFETNKESVTALTNVESKAVRNRIAGYITRKKSSAAAQAA; translated from the coding sequence ATGCCGATCAAACCCAAGTACGTCAAACAGCTCGCGACCATGCTGCTCGAGGAGTATCCCCAGTCGTTCAACCGGGACTTCGAGACGAACAAGGAGAGCGTGACCGCGCTCACCAACGTGGAGTCGAAGGCGGTGCGGAACCGCATCGCGGGCTACATCACGCGCAAGAAGTCGAGCGCGGCCGCACAGGCGGCGTAG
- a CDS encoding DUF63 family protein — MSGLADRVGVSPIRAYLGAVGAGVLALVLGSTLFPRTVYDGFVWQYFWGPVQADANDASCAVRAGGETTYLHNAAECQSAAGITAYPGYTLVSEAGYVVVLLVALSGLVLMLREFDLGGDVEFFYALVPFFLFGGALRVLEDADNALGDTLFPYPWDTLLISPIIYFTVFLLTLAALAAAVLLVREGVVSDQYRVILWTGVGLNVLTIGPLLALGLGGVGPVTFHPQVLLAVSLVTVVATALTWYLTMAVVPWIHHGTGAAGVVVIGAHALDGAANVVGLDYMTALGAGPNLVPKHPVNQFIVDTAGAAWPFLPVKLVAAVAVLAIFDEKLFEDSPRYAVLLLVAVTAVGMGPGTRDVLRATFGV; from the coding sequence ATGTCAGGACTCGCGGACCGGGTCGGGGTCTCCCCGATCCGCGCGTATCTCGGCGCGGTCGGCGCGGGGGTGCTCGCGCTCGTGCTCGGTTCGACACTGTTCCCCCGTACGGTCTACGACGGCTTCGTCTGGCAGTACTTCTGGGGGCCCGTGCAGGCGGACGCGAACGACGCCTCCTGTGCGGTCCGCGCCGGCGGCGAGACGACGTACCTGCACAACGCCGCGGAGTGCCAGTCGGCGGCCGGCATCACCGCCTACCCCGGTTACACCCTCGTCTCGGAGGCCGGATACGTCGTCGTTCTGCTGGTGGCGCTCTCGGGGCTGGTGCTCATGCTCCGCGAGTTCGACCTCGGCGGCGACGTCGAGTTCTTCTACGCACTCGTCCCGTTCTTCCTCTTCGGCGGGGCGCTCCGCGTCCTCGAGGACGCCGACAACGCGCTGGGCGACACGCTGTTCCCGTACCCCTGGGACACCCTGCTCATCTCCCCCATCATCTACTTCACCGTCTTCCTGCTCACGCTCGCCGCCCTCGCTGCCGCCGTCCTGCTCGTCCGCGAGGGCGTCGTCTCCGACCAGTACCGGGTCATCCTGTGGACCGGTGTCGGCCTGAACGTCCTCACGATCGGCCCCCTCCTCGCGCTCGGACTGGGCGGCGTCGGCCCGGTGACGTTCCACCCGCAGGTGTTGCTCGCCGTCTCGCTGGTGACGGTCGTCGCGACGGCCCTGACGTGGTATCTCACGATGGCGGTCGTCCCCTGGATCCACCACGGGACGGGTGCCGCCGGCGTGGTCGTCATCGGCGCCCACGCGCTCGACGGGGCGGCGAACGTCGTCGGCCTCGACTACATGACGGCGCTCGGCGCCGGCCCGAACCTCGTCCCCAAGCACCCGGTCAACCAGTTCATCGTCGACACGGCCGGCGCCGCGTGGCCGTTCCTCCCCGTGAAACTGGTCGCCGCCGTCGCGGTGCTCGCCATCTTCGACGAAAAGCTGTTCGAGGACTCGCCGCGGTACGCCGTCCTCCTGCTCGTCGCGGTCACGGCCGTCGGGATGGGGCCCGGGACGCGCGACGTGCTTCGGGCGACGTTCGGCGTCTAG
- a CDS encoding acetyl-CoA carboxylase biotin carboxylase subunit: protein MTEFDKVLVANRGEIAVRVMRACEELGIDTVAVYSEADKHSGHVRYADEAYNVGPARAADSYLDQEAVVDAAQRAGADAIHPGYGFLAENADFAAKVEATEGITWVGPSSDAMETLGEKTEARKVMREAGVPIVPGTTDPAESAEEVRAFGDEHGYPVAIKAEGGGGGRGMKVVESAEEADEQFESAKREGEAYFSNDSVYLERYLETPRHVEVQILADHHGNVRHLGERDCSLQRRHQKVIEEGPSPALSEELRENIGEAAREGVRAAEYTNAGTVEFLVEENPDRDAGDPLDADTNFYFLEVNTRIQVEHTVTEELTGIDVVKEQLRVAAGEELAFSQEEVELDGHAMEFRINAENAADGFAPATGGSLETYDPPGGIGVRLDDALRQGDDLVTDYDSMIAKLIVWGADREECVARSKRALAEYDLEGVVTVIPFHRLMLEDERFLAGTHTTKYLDEELDEGRIAEAQEKWGTEGGSAAEGGETTERDFTVEVNGKRFEVSLEERGAPAIPNPSGGRGSGRMERPDVAQGDDEEVVVEGDGETVAADMQGTILSVDVSEGDEVAAGDVVCVLEAMKMENDVVADRGGVVSQVLVEEGDSVDMGDALIVLE, encoded by the coding sequence ATGACCGAATTCGACAAGGTGCTCGTCGCCAACCGGGGCGAGATCGCCGTCCGCGTGATGCGAGCCTGCGAGGAACTCGGCATCGACACCGTCGCCGTCTACTCCGAGGCGGACAAGCACTCGGGCCACGTCCGCTACGCCGACGAGGCGTACAACGTCGGTCCCGCGCGCGCCGCGGACTCGTACCTCGACCAGGAGGCGGTCGTCGACGCGGCCCAACGCGCGGGCGCGGACGCAATCCACCCGGGCTACGGCTTCCTGGCCGAGAACGCCGACTTCGCTGCGAAGGTGGAGGCGACCGAGGGCATCACCTGGGTCGGCCCGTCCAGCGACGCGATGGAGACGCTCGGCGAGAAGACGGAGGCCCGGAAGGTGATGCGGGAGGCCGGCGTCCCCATCGTCCCCGGGACGACCGACCCGGCGGAGTCGGCCGAGGAGGTCCGGGCGTTCGGCGACGAACACGGCTATCCGGTCGCCATCAAGGCCGAGGGCGGGGGCGGCGGCCGCGGCATGAAGGTCGTCGAGTCGGCCGAGGAGGCCGACGAGCAGTTCGAGTCCGCCAAGCGGGAGGGGGAGGCGTACTTCTCGAACGACTCGGTGTACCTGGAGCGCTATCTGGAGACCCCCCGTCACGTCGAGGTTCAGATCCTCGCGGACCACCACGGCAACGTGCGACACCTCGGCGAGCGCGACTGCTCGCTCCAGCGCCGCCACCAGAAGGTAATCGAGGAGGGTCCCTCGCCCGCGCTCTCGGAGGAACTCCGGGAGAACATCGGCGAGGCCGCCCGCGAGGGCGTCCGCGCGGCCGAGTACACGAACGCGGGCACCGTTGAGTTCCTCGTCGAGGAGAACCCCGACCGCGACGCCGGGGACCCCCTGGACGCCGACACGAACTTCTACTTCCTCGAGGTGAACACCCGCATCCAGGTCGAACACACCGTCACGGAGGAGCTGACGGGCATCGACGTCGTGAAGGAACAGCTACGGGTGGCCGCGGGCGAGGAGCTCGCGTTCTCCCAGGAGGAGGTCGAACTGGACGGGCACGCGATGGAGTTCCGCATCAACGCGGAGAACGCCGCGGACGGCTTCGCGCCGGCCACGGGCGGGTCGCTCGAGACGTACGACCCCCCCGGCGGCATCGGCGTCCGGCTGGACGACGCGCTACGGCAGGGCGACGACCTCGTCACCGACTACGACTCGATGATCGCGAAGCTGATCGTCTGGGGCGCCGACCGCGAGGAGTGCGTCGCCCGCTCAAAGCGGGCGCTCGCCGAGTACGACCTCGAGGGCGTCGTGACCGTGATTCCGTTCCACCGCCTGATGTTGGAGGACGAACGCTTCCTGGCGGGGACCCACACCACGAAGTACCTCGACGAGGAACTCGACGAGGGCCGGATCGCGGAGGCACAGGAGAAGTGGGGGACCGAGGGCGGGTCGGCCGCCGAGGGCGGGGAGACCACCGAACGGGACTTCACCGTCGAGGTCAACGGCAAGCGGTTCGAGGTCAGCCTCGAGGAGCGGGGCGCCCCGGCCATCCCGAACCCGTCGGGCGGACGGGGGTCCGGCCGGATGGAACGGCCCGACGTCGCCCAGGGGGACGACGAGGAGGTCGTCGTCGAGGGCGACGGCGAGACGGTGGCAGCCGATATGCAGGGGACCATCCTCTCGGTCGACGTGTCCGAGGGCGACGAGGTGGCGGCCGGCGACGTCGTCTGCGTGCTGGAGGCGATGAAGATGGAGAACGACGTCGTCGCCGACCGCGGCGGGGTCGTCTCGCAGGTGCTCGTCGAAGAGGGAGACAGCGTGGACATGGGCGACGCGCTCATCGTCCTGGAGTAG
- a CDS encoding helix-turn-helix domain-containing protein, translating into MRSLEVTFDLPGRMRHPMQEFLASTDEILREELLAWHLHGSADVEYALFLVHGDLDAYRVAIDDVGSVRDWETAAVDGERFYVYVEQRTREADRAWRTAFAERNLVVTYPVVYDADARMRLTVVGRAGDLRAMLAELPGSVRTTVHRVGDLDRRLGTGGADLTARQREVLAAADEMGYYEVPRQGALADVADALGLSEATVSAHLRKAERSLVTRALEGA; encoded by the coding sequence GTGCGCTCGCTCGAGGTCACGTTCGACCTGCCCGGACGGATGCGCCACCCGATGCAGGAGTTCCTCGCGTCGACGGACGAGATACTGCGGGAGGAACTGCTCGCGTGGCACCTGCACGGGTCGGCGGACGTCGAGTACGCGTTGTTTCTCGTCCACGGTGACCTCGACGCCTACCGGGTCGCCATCGACGACGTCGGGTCGGTGCGCGACTGGGAGACGGCCGCCGTCGACGGGGAGCGCTTCTACGTGTACGTCGAGCAGCGGACGCGGGAGGCGGACCGCGCCTGGCGGACCGCCTTCGCCGAGCGGAACCTCGTCGTCACCTACCCGGTCGTGTACGACGCCGACGCCCGGATGCGGCTGACCGTCGTCGGCCGGGCCGGGGACCTCCGCGCGATGCTCGCGGAACTTCCGGGGTCGGTACGGACGACCGTCCACCGCGTCGGCGACCTGGACCGACGGCTCGGGACGGGCGGGGCCGACCTCACGGCCCGCCAGCGCGAGGTCCTGGCGGCCGCGGACGAAATGGGCTACTACGAGGTTCCTCGCCAGGGGGCGCTGGCGGACGTCGCGGACGCGCTCGGCCTCAGCGAGGCGACCGTGAGTGCACACCTCCGGAAGGCCGAGCGATCGCTGGTCACCCGGGCCCTGGAGGGGGCGTGA
- a CDS encoding cytochrome P450 codes for MEQQDATLDGTDAGRAGAAPDDLPLPPGPDGLPLVDNTFQFLDDVWAFYDALAEHGDVVSYGVGGYDFVTLLHPEHVERVLVGEPDRFRKGDIQRQSGIEFLERGLLLSEGEAWRRQRGTLQPMFYRERVESFGEPMVEEAVAAVGSWDDGAVLEPQSAFSELTLRILARTLVGADFGEEYGVVREAAEAIQAKSDAGALSSFLPHWLPAPRNRRFRGATAAFDDLVGGLIQERRDTGGDEHADLLSTLVAAGEAPDGPSEKEMRDQLMTFLFAGHETSSLALTYVVYALTQHPEVAEGLREEVDGALDGSTPTVGVLPDLTYTERVIRETLRLYPPAYVMFRRTTEDVAFGGYRVPAGTELTLPAFRLHTDPRFWDDPEAFDPSRWEGSREDVPEYAYFPFGGGPRHCIGMRFAMLELKLLLATVVQRARFDLVSDPDLAFEPAATLQPRDPIRVRVRHR; via the coding sequence ATGGAACAGCAGGACGCGACCCTCGACGGGACGGACGCCGGGCGTGCCGGCGCGGCCCCCGACGACCTTCCGCTGCCGCCGGGCCCGGACGGACTTCCCCTGGTCGACAACACGTTCCAGTTCCTCGACGACGTCTGGGCGTTCTACGACGCGCTCGCCGAGCACGGCGACGTCGTCTCCTATGGCGTCGGCGGCTACGACTTCGTGACGCTGCTCCACCCGGAACACGTCGAGCGCGTCCTCGTGGGCGAGCCCGACCGGTTCCGGAAGGGCGACATCCAGCGCCAGTCGGGCATCGAGTTCCTCGAACGGGGGCTGCTGCTCTCGGAAGGGGAGGCGTGGCGGCGGCAGCGCGGGACGCTCCAGCCGATGTTCTACAGGGAGCGCGTGGAGTCGTTCGGCGAACCGATGGTCGAGGAGGCGGTCGCGGCGGTCGGGTCGTGGGACGACGGGGCGGTGCTGGAGCCGCAGTCGGCGTTCTCGGAGCTCACCCTCCGAATCCTCGCCCGGACGCTCGTCGGGGCTGACTTCGGCGAGGAGTACGGGGTCGTCCGGGAGGCGGCCGAGGCCATCCAGGCGAAGTCGGACGCGGGCGCGCTGTCGTCGTTCCTCCCCCACTGGCTCCCGGCGCCGCGGAACCGCCGCTTTCGCGGCGCGACCGCCGCGTTCGACGACCTCGTCGGGGGGCTCATCCAGGAGCGGCGCGATACGGGGGGAGACGAGCATGCTGACCTCCTCTCGACGCTGGTGGCCGCCGGCGAGGCGCCCGACGGCCCCTCGGAGAAGGAGATGCGGGACCAGCTGATGACGTTCCTGTTCGCCGGCCACGAGACGTCCTCGCTCGCGCTCACGTACGTCGTGTACGCGCTCACTCAGCATCCGGAGGTCGCCGAGGGGCTCCGCGAGGAAGTCGACGGCGCGCTCGACGGCTCGACCCCGACCGTCGGGGTCCTCCCTGACCTGACCTACACGGAGCGGGTGATTCGGGAGACGCTCCGGCTGTACCCGCCGGCGTACGTCATGTTCCGGCGCACGACCGAGGACGTCGCCTTCGGCGGCTACCGCGTCCCGGCCGGCACGGAGCTCACGCTCCCGGCGTTCCGGCTCCACACGGACCCGCGATTCTGGGACGACCCCGAAGCCTTCGACCCGTCCCGCTGGGAGGGGTCCCGAGAGGACGTCCCCGAGTACGCCTACTTCCCGTTCGGGGGTGGCCCGCGTCACTGCATCGGGATGCGGTTCGCGATGCTCGAACTGAAGCTGCTGCTGGCGACGGTAGTCCAGCGCGCGCGGTTCGACCTCGTCTCGGACCCCGACCTCGCGTTCGAGCCGGCGGCGACGCTCCAGCCGCGGGACCCGATCCGCGTCCGCGTCAGGCACCGCTAG
- a CDS encoding acc operon protein translates to MAMDPERLSVPDSADDDEAAAIAAAVGAHLRDREAAAAEAAAAGEETWDGKRWAFAGRTRSLQGRVERVPDGAPTDAWTAAGRTDRF, encoded by the coding sequence ATGGCGATGGACCCCGAACGACTCTCCGTCCCCGACTCGGCCGACGACGACGAGGCCGCCGCCATCGCGGCCGCGGTCGGCGCCCACCTCCGCGACCGGGAAGCGGCGGCGGCCGAGGCGGCCGCGGCCGGCGAGGAGACGTGGGACGGCAAGCGATGGGCGTTCGCCGGCCGAACGCGGTCGCTCCAGGGCCGGGTCGAGCGCGTCCCGGACGGCGCGCCAACGGACGCCTGGACGGCGGCGGGGCGCACGGACCGGTTCTAG
- a CDS encoding acyl-CoA carboxylase subunit beta, which yields MDERIEELREKREEALLGGGEDRIERQHEKGKMTARERIDYFLDDGTFHEFDQFRTHDTHAFGMEEQRIYGDGVVTGYGEVNGRKTFVFAHDFTVFGGSLGEVFAEKVCKVMDKAMDVGAPFVGLNDSAGARIQEGVGSLAGYAEIFRRNTEASGVIPQLSAIMGPCAGGAVYSPAITDFVFMVKDTSHMFITGPEVIKTVTGEEVSFEELGGATTHASTSGVAHFAEDSEEDALDDMRRLLSYLPQNNVEDPPRVDPWDDPEREDEELNSIVPDEPRKPYDMTNVIDSVLDEGSFFETHETFAKNIVTGFARLDGHSVGVVANQPRVNAGTLDIEASEKAARFVRFCDAFNVPIVTFVDVPGFMPGTDQEHGGIIRHGAKLLYAYSEATVPLLTVITRKAYGGAYDVMASKHIGGDVNYAWPSAEIAVMGPQGAVNILYSDELAEADDPDERREALIDEYREEFANPYTAADEGFLDDVLEPPKTRPRLIADLEMLRSKRDSLPEKKHGNIPI from the coding sequence ATGGACGAGCGCATCGAGGAGCTCCGGGAGAAGCGCGAGGAGGCGCTGCTCGGCGGCGGCGAGGACCGGATCGAGCGCCAACACGAGAAGGGGAAGATGACGGCGCGCGAGCGCATCGACTACTTCCTCGACGACGGCACCTTCCACGAGTTCGACCAGTTCCGGACCCACGACACCCACGCGTTCGGGATGGAGGAACAACGGATCTACGGGGACGGCGTCGTCACGGGGTACGGCGAGGTGAACGGGCGGAAGACGTTCGTCTTCGCGCACGACTTCACCGTCTTCGGGGGGTCGCTCGGCGAGGTGTTCGCCGAGAAGGTCTGCAAGGTGATGGACAAGGCGATGGACGTCGGTGCGCCGTTCGTCGGGCTCAACGACTCGGCGGGCGCCCGCATCCAGGAGGGCGTCGGCTCGCTCGCCGGCTACGCCGAGATCTTCCGCAGGAACACGGAGGCGTCCGGCGTCATCCCGCAGCTGTCGGCGATCATGGGTCCGTGCGCGGGCGGCGCGGTGTACTCCCCGGCCATCACGGACTTCGTCTTCATGGTGAAAGACACCAGCCACATGTTCATCACCGGCCCGGAGGTCATCAAGACCGTCACGGGCGAGGAGGTGAGCTTCGAGGAACTGGGCGGCGCGACGACCCACGCGTCGACCTCGGGGGTCGCACACTTCGCGGAGGACTCCGAGGAGGACGCGTTGGACGACATGCGCCGGCTGCTGTCGTACCTCCCGCAGAACAACGTCGAGGACCCGCCGCGCGTCGACCCGTGGGACGACCCCGAGCGCGAGGACGAGGAGCTGAACTCCATCGTGCCCGACGAGCCCCGGAAACCGTACGACATGACGAACGTGATCGACAGCGTCCTCGACGAGGGCTCCTTCTTCGAGACCCACGAGACGTTCGCGAAGAACATCGTCACCGGCTTCGCCCGACTCGACGGCCACAGCGTCGGCGTCGTGGCGAACCAGCCGAGGGTGAACGCCGGCACCCTCGACATCGAGGCGAGCGAGAAGGCGGCCCGGTTCGTCCGGTTCTGTGACGCGTTCAACGTCCCCATCGTGACGTTCGTCGACGTGCCCGGCTTCATGCCCGGCACAGACCAGGAGCACGGCGGCATCATCCGGCACGGCGCGAAACTGCTGTACGCCTACTCTGAGGCCACCGTGCCCCTCCTGACGGTGATCACCCGCAAGGCGTACGGGGGCGCCTACGACGTGATGGCCTCCAAGCACATCGGCGGCGACGTGAACTACGCGTGGCCGTCCGCCGAGATCGCGGTGATGGGGCCCCAGGGCGCGGTCAACATCCTCTACTCGGACGAGCTCGCGGAGGCGGACGACCCCGACGAGCGCCGGGAGGCGCTCATCGATGAGTACCGCGAGGAGTTCGCGAACCCGTACACGGCCGCCGACGAAGGGTTCCTCGACGACGTGCTCGAGCCGCCGAAGACGCGCCCGCGGCTGATCGCGGACCTGGAGATGCTCCGGTCCAAGCGCGACTCGCTGCCCGAGAAGAAACACGGCAACATCCCCATCTGA